One Deltaproteobacteria bacterium DNA segment encodes these proteins:
- a CDS encoding glycerol-3-phosphate dehydrogenase/oxidase has translation MNREIMIETLKREQGYWDLVVIGGGATGLGVAVDSASRGYSTLLLEQNDFSKGTSSRSTKLVHGGVRYLRQGNVSLVLEALHERGLLLQNAPHLVGNQAFVVPVYDWWDGPFYGVGLKVYDMLAGKLGLGPSRNISREETLGRIPTLRADGLRGGVVYHDGQFDDSRLAVNLAQTAVDHGATVLNYVKVTGLRKSADMVDGVVARDLETGREYGIHARAVVNATGVFTDEILDMDEPGKPKIIRPSQGVHLILGKSFLPGDTAIMIPRVEDGRVLFAVPWHDRVVVGTTDTPMPKVELEPRALEEEVDSILDCASLYLARKPTRTDVLSVFAGLRPLVDPAGERNTASVSRDHLLMVSRSGLVTITGGKWTTYRRMAQETVRSAALVAGLDDRPCRTKELRIHGWLKHVDRSDHLHVHGTDAPKIMALARDNPVLGERLHDRLPYIRAEVVWAARHEMARTVEDVLSRRTRALLLDARAAMDIASEVAAMLATELGRSEAWVRDETDRFLDLARGYVPA, from the coding sequence GTGAACCGAGAAATCATGATCGAAACACTCAAGCGGGAACAGGGATATTGGGATCTTGTCGTCATCGGCGGCGGGGCCACCGGCCTGGGTGTGGCCGTGGACTCGGCCTCCCGGGGATACTCGACCCTGCTTCTGGAGCAGAACGACTTTTCCAAGGGCACCTCCAGCCGAAGCACCAAGCTGGTCCACGGCGGGGTCCGCTACCTCCGCCAGGGCAACGTCTCCCTGGTCCTTGAGGCCTTGCACGAGCGAGGCCTGCTGCTTCAGAACGCCCCGCACCTGGTCGGCAACCAGGCCTTTGTCGTCCCGGTCTACGACTGGTGGGACGGGCCATTCTACGGCGTCGGCCTCAAGGTCTACGACATGCTGGCCGGCAAGCTCGGCCTGGGTCCTTCCCGGAACATCTCCCGGGAGGAAACCCTGGGACGGATCCCCACCCTGCGGGCCGATGGGCTGCGCGGGGGAGTGGTCTACCACGACGGCCAGTTCGACGACTCCCGCCTGGCCGTGAACCTGGCCCAGACTGCGGTGGACCACGGGGCAACGGTGCTCAACTACGTCAAGGTGACCGGACTGCGCAAGTCCGCAGACATGGTCGACGGGGTCGTCGCCCGGGATCTGGAGACCGGCCGGGAATACGGCATCCACGCCCGGGCCGTGGTCAACGCCACCGGGGTCTTCACCGACGAGATCCTGGACATGGACGAACCGGGAAAGCCAAAAATCATCCGGCCGAGCCAGGGGGTCCACCTCATCCTGGGCAAGTCCTTCCTGCCCGGGGACACGGCCATCATGATCCCCAGGGTCGAGGACGGACGGGTCCTCTTTGCCGTGCCCTGGCACGACCGGGTGGTCGTCGGAACCACGGACACCCCCATGCCCAAGGTTGAACTGGAACCCAGGGCACTGGAGGAGGAAGTGGACTCCATCCTGGACTGCGCCTCCCTCTACCTGGCCCGCAAGCCGACCCGGACCGATGTTTTGAGCGTCTTCGCCGGCCTGCGGCCCCTGGTGGACCCGGCCGGAGAGCGCAACACGGCCTCGGTCAGCCGCGACCACCTGCTCATGGTCTCCCGATCCGGCCTGGTGACCATCACCGGGGGCAAGTGGACCACGTACCGGCGCATGGCCCAGGAGACCGTCCGCAGCGCCGCCCTGGTGGCCGGACTCGACGACCGGCCCTGCCGGACCAAGGAACTTCGCATTCACGGCTGGCTGAAGCATGTCGACCGCTCGGACCACCTCCACGTCCACGGTACCGACGCCCCAAAGATCATGGCCCTGGCCCGGGACAACCCGGTCCTGGGCGAAAGGCTCCACGACAGGCTTCCCTACATCCGGGCCGAAGTTGTCTGGGCCGCCCGCCACGAGATGGCCCGCACCGTAGAGGACGTTCTGTCCCGCCGGACCAGGGCCCTGCTCCTGGACGCCCGGGCGGCCATGGACATCGCCTCCGAGGTGGCCGCCATGCTGGCAACCGAACTGGGCCGAAGCGAGGCCTGGGTCCGGGATGAGACCGATCGGTTTCTGGACTTGGCCCGGGGCTATGTCCCAGCCTGA
- a CDS encoding phosphotransacetylase family protein: MVGIYVGATSGYSGKNMVAMGLGLKLQKDGFNVGYMKPVGAMPMEKNGVLGDEDAFFVQEVLGLNEDPAKVTPVVVDQDFKVQAFSGKCENLVPKIKAAYDELSKGKDVMIVAGSGSMFSGRYCHVDGVTLVKDLNLKCMIIDRYQKELKYDYLTVIKDLLGDQFIGAVLNDIPTSFNDELNTMLIPFLESKGIHILGVFPSDPLMGAIKIASLAERLGGKIITAHDKADRVVENFLIGTMQVENFMTHFRKTKNSAIIVGGDRSDVQLVALEGSTQCLILTGNLYPNDIIMTRAEVLNVPIVVVRDDTYTVAQKMESILSRHKLRDMIKIQHGAQLVSSTLDFETIKKSLGLK; this comes from the coding sequence ATGGTTGGAATCTACGTGGGGGCGACGTCCGGCTATTCCGGCAAGAATATGGTGGCCATGGGGTTGGGCCTCAAGCTGCAGAAGGACGGCTTCAACGTCGGCTACATGAAGCCGGTGGGGGCCATGCCCATGGAGAAGAACGGGGTCCTGGGAGACGAGGACGCCTTTTTTGTCCAGGAAGTCCTCGGGCTGAACGAGGATCCGGCCAAAGTCACTCCGGTGGTCGTGGACCAGGACTTCAAGGTCCAGGCCTTTTCCGGCAAGTGCGAGAACCTCGTTCCAAAGATCAAGGCCGCCTACGACGAGTTGAGCAAGGGCAAGGACGTCATGATCGTGGCCGGGTCGGGCAGCATGTTCTCAGGCCGCTACTGCCATGTGGACGGGGTGACCCTAGTCAAGGACCTCAACCTCAAGTGCATGATCATCGACCGCTACCAGAAGGAGCTCAAGTACGACTATCTGACGGTCATCAAGGACCTTCTGGGCGATCAGTTCATCGGGGCCGTGCTGAACGACATCCCGACGAGCTTCAATGACGAGCTGAACACCATGCTCATTCCGTTTCTGGAGAGCAAGGGTATCCACATCCTCGGGGTGTTCCCCAGCGATCCGCTCATGGGAGCCATCAAAATAGCTTCCTTGGCCGAGCGCCTGGGCGGCAAGATCATCACCGCCCATGACAAGGCCGACCGGGTGGTGGAGAATTTCCTCATCGGGACCATGCAGGTCGAAAATTTCATGACCCACTTCCGCAAGACCAAGAATTCGGCCATCATCGTCGGCGGCGACCGGTCCGACGTCCAGCTCGTGGCCTTGGAAGGCAGCACTCAATGTCTGATACTGACCGGCAATCTCTATCCCAACGACATCATCATGACCCGGGCCGAGGTTCTGAACGTGCCCATCGTCGTGGTCCGCGATGACACATACACCGTGGCCCAGAAGATGGAGAGCATCCTTTCTCGGCACAAGCTTCGGGACATGATCAAGATCCAGCACGGGGCCCAGCTGGTCAGCTCGACCCTCGATTTCGAGACCATCAAGAAGTCCCTGGGCCTCAAATAG
- the ispH gene encoding 4-hydroxy-3-methylbut-2-enyl diphosphate reductase has translation MPHDTARTVILAKTAGFCMGVGLALRKLDKAVAESTGRIFTHGPIIHNPQVLARYESLGVRQLASDIQAGAGDTVVVRAHGIPLAEQKALEALGVRVVDATCPKVKKAQVLIAEQAAQGRTLLLFGEPEHPEVKGLVSYARGQSMIFDSVDGLREALAGRISGQCFFLAAQTTQARDMFGRVREVVLDLCGEETPILDTICDATKERQEEVVEIAAQVEAMVVVGGKNSGNTRRLAAVARESGVFCVHVETAGELAGALNPEYRVVGLAAGASTPGDIIEEVRQALLAS, from the coding sequence ATGCCCCATGACACAGCCCGAACGGTGATCCTGGCCAAGACGGCCGGGTTCTGCATGGGCGTGGGCCTGGCCCTGCGCAAGCTGGACAAGGCCGTGGCCGAGTCGACAGGAAGGATATTCACCCACGGGCCCATCATCCACAACCCCCAGGTCCTGGCCCGGTACGAATCCCTCGGGGTTCGCCAGTTGGCCTCGGACATCCAGGCCGGAGCGGGAGACACGGTGGTGGTCCGGGCCCACGGCATCCCCCTGGCCGAGCAGAAGGCCCTGGAGGCCCTGGGGGTTCGGGTGGTGGACGCCACCTGCCCCAAGGTCAAGAAGGCCCAGGTGCTCATTGCCGAGCAGGCCGCCCAGGGCCGGACGCTGCTCCTCTTCGGGGAGCCCGAGCATCCCGAGGTCAAGGGGCTGGTCAGCTATGCGCGCGGGCAGTCAATGATCTTCGACTCCGTGGACGGCCTGCGTGAGGCCCTGGCCGGACGGATTTCCGGGCAATGCTTTTTTCTGGCGGCCCAGACCACCCAGGCCAGGGACATGTTCGGCAGGGTTCGCGAAGTGGTCCTGGACCTGTGCGGGGAGGAGACTCCGATCCTGGACACCATCTGCGACGCGACCAAGGAGCGCCAGGAGGAGGTGGTCGAGATCGCCGCCCAGGTGGAGGCCATGGTCGTGGTCGGAGGAAAAAACAGCGGCAACACGCGTCGTCTGGCGGCCGTGGCCCGGGAAAGCGGCGTGTTCTGCGTCCATGTGGAGACCGCCGGGGAACTGGCCGGGGCCTTGAATCCGGAGTACCGCGTCGTGGGGCTGGCAGCCGGAGCCTCGACTCCGGGAGACATCATCGAGGAAGTACGCCAGGCGCTTCTGGCATCGTGA
- a CDS encoding DUF3368 domain-containing protein, whose amino-acid sequence MPDAHRELVINTTPLIALAVATGGLDVLRICYDRVLVPNEVEQEILASGPHAPGVADFTASPWLERSRMPQEISSYLRNSLDRGEAAVIQAALHHELALVCIDEKMGRRAARLHGLVVTGSAGILVKAKRLGFPLDIPASIARLKRHGIWLGKDVEQFLLREGY is encoded by the coding sequence ATGCCTGACGCCCACAGAGAGCTGGTCATCAATACGACGCCGCTCATTGCCTTGGCTGTGGCAACCGGCGGGTTGGATGTCCTGCGTATCTGCTATGACCGTGTCCTTGTGCCCAATGAGGTCGAGCAGGAAATCCTGGCATCTGGTCCGCATGCGCCAGGCGTGGCGGACTTCACGGCAAGCCCTTGGCTCGAACGATCGAGGATGCCGCAAGAGATTTCCTCCTATTTGCGAAACTCCCTTGATCGCGGCGAAGCAGCGGTCATCCAGGCCGCTTTGCACCATGAACTCGCGCTGGTCTGCATCGACGAAAAAATGGGACGACGGGCCGCTCGCTTGCACGGCTTGGTCGTGACCGGTTCCGCCGGTATTCTGGTGAAGGCCAAACGGCTGGGATTTCCTTTGGATATACCGGCATCGATCGCCCGCCTGAAACGCCACGGGATTTGGCTCGGCAAGGACGTTGAACAATTCCTCCTCAGGGAGGGATATTAG
- a CDS encoding UPF0175 family protein codes for MLLTIEIPRHLPDVVQCTPEEFSRQAKMAMAVKLYEMGKISSGIAARMLGMERVHFLLQLGEYGVPMIDLSREDLESDLRNA; via the coding sequence ATGCTTTTGACCATAGAAATTCCTCGCCATCTTCCCGATGTCGTCCAATGTACGCCGGAAGAGTTTTCCAGACAGGCTAAAATGGCCATGGCCGTAAAGCTTTATGAAATGGGCAAGATATCTTCGGGCATCGCGGCCCGGATGCTGGGCATGGAACGGGTCCATTTCCTGCTTCAGCTTGGCGAGTATGGGGTGCCCATGATCGACCTGAGTCGGGAAGATCTAGAATCGGACCTGCGCAATGCCTGA
- a CDS encoding chemotaxis signal transduction protein CheV, with the protein MQQTNILLETGTNELEIVEFYLDEKMPGDETPYRGYYGVNVAKVLEIINKPKRVTEMPERSHPSVLGAFNQRSAIIPLVDLSLWLGKTMHPGPAPKVIVTEFNRVVNAFLVSGVTRIHRMSWESVEPPGQYVSAFSANCITGVVKLENRILFLLDLEKVVAELNPQLALRLDDTLEWGGGDRYTALIVDDSQTVRNMLKDVLEKANFLVRTASDGDDAWKTLASLNEQAQKQGVRLDDLVQIVISDIEMPSVDGFSLTRKIKSSPEFSFLPVILFSSLITDKLRHKGLSVGADDQISKPEVSNLAIKAKKLIEERRAGAR; encoded by the coding sequence ATGCAGCAGACCAATATCCTTCTGGAGACCGGGACCAACGAACTGGAGATCGTCGAGTTCTATCTGGACGAGAAGATGCCGGGTGATGAGACCCCCTATCGAGGCTATTACGGGGTGAACGTGGCCAAGGTTTTGGAGATCATCAACAAGCCCAAGCGGGTGACCGAAATGCCCGAGAGGTCCCACCCCTCGGTTCTGGGGGCCTTTAACCAACGCTCGGCCATCATCCCCCTGGTCGATCTGAGCCTCTGGCTGGGCAAGACCATGCACCCCGGCCCGGCCCCCAAGGTCATCGTCACCGAATTCAACCGGGTGGTGAACGCCTTTCTGGTTTCCGGGGTGACCAGAATTCACAGGATGAGCTGGGAATCGGTGGAGCCTCCGGGGCAATACGTCTCGGCCTTTAGCGCCAACTGCATCACCGGGGTGGTCAAGCTGGAGAACCGGATCCTGTTCCTGCTCGACCTGGAAAAGGTCGTGGCCGAACTCAACCCCCAGCTGGCCCTCAGGCTGGACGATACCTTGGAATGGGGAGGGGGCGATCGCTACACGGCCCTGATCGTCGACGATTCCCAGACGGTTAGAAACATGCTCAAGGACGTCCTTGAAAAGGCCAACTTTCTGGTCCGGACCGCCTCCGACGGAGACGACGCCTGGAAGACCTTGGCGAGCCTGAACGAGCAGGCCCAGAAACAGGGGGTCAGGCTGGACGATCTCGTCCAGATCGTCATCTCGGACATTGAGATGCCCTCGGTGGACGGATTCAGTCTGACCAGAAAAATCAAATCCAGTCCCGAGTTCTCGTTCCTGCCGGTCATCCTCTTCTCCTCCCTGATCACGGACAAGCTTCGACACAAGGGTCTGTCCGTGGGGGCTGACGATCAGATATCCAAGCCTGAGGTTAGTAATCTAGCCATAAAGGCCAAGAAACTGATCGAGGAGCGCCGGGCTGGGGCGCGATGA
- a CDS encoding tRNA-dihydrouridine synthase family protein: protein MRTTDISPAAELLPFGPHLPWLAPLAGYSDLPFRLLCRELGCAAACTEMVSAKGLVYGSSGTSSLTATCPEDRPLVVQLFGSEPEFLARATGILRDQGHTFFDLNAGCPVRKVVSSGSGAALMADPAKTVALVRAMVAEAGPGRVGVKIRLGWEMKRPTYVELGPALEEAGAAWITLHPRYGRQGFSGRADWVCVARLVDVVSIPVLASGDLFTAKDALACLDQSRATGVMFARGALTDPAIFRRFATVMECGSEDADIPGPAWMVSRLAELSRRFGGEERALLRMRTLAPRMVKGLPGAKLFRRDLTSCDSWESVQNILERIEAARAEEISSYAP from the coding sequence ATGCGCACGACAGATATTTCCCCCGCGGCCGAGCTGCTGCCCTTTGGGCCCCATCTTCCCTGGCTGGCTCCTTTGGCCGGGTATTCGGATCTGCCGTTTCGTCTGCTCTGCCGGGAACTGGGGTGCGCGGCGGCCTGCACGGAGATGGTCAGCGCCAAGGGATTGGTGTATGGAAGTTCGGGGACCTCGTCCTTGACAGCGACATGCCCGGAGGACCGGCCCCTGGTGGTCCAGCTGTTCGGGTCTGAGCCGGAGTTTCTGGCCCGGGCCACAGGGATTTTAAGGGATCAGGGGCACACCTTTTTTGACCTCAATGCCGGGTGCCCGGTGCGCAAGGTGGTCTCATCCGGGAGCGGAGCGGCCCTGATGGCCGATCCGGCCAAGACCGTGGCCCTGGTCCGGGCCATGGTCGCCGAGGCCGGTCCAGGCCGGGTGGGGGTCAAGATCAGGCTCGGGTGGGAGATGAAACGACCGACCTATGTGGAGCTCGGGCCGGCCCTGGAAGAGGCCGGGGCAGCCTGGATCACGCTGCATCCCCGCTACGGCCGCCAAGGGTTTTCCGGCCGGGCCGACTGGGTCTGCGTGGCCCGGCTGGTCGATGTGGTCTCCATTCCGGTCCTGGCCAGCGGGGATCTGTTTACGGCCAAAGACGCCCTGGCCTGCCTGGACCAAAGCCGGGCGACTGGGGTCATGTTCGCCCGGGGGGCCTTGACCGACCCGGCCATTTTCAGGCGGTTCGCCACAGTCATGGAGTGTGGGTCCGAAGACGCCGACATTCCGGGCCCGGCCTGGATGGTCTCCCGGCTGGCTGAACTCAGCCGCCGATTCGGGGGCGAGGAACGGGCCCTTTTGCGGATGCGGACCCTGGCCCCAAGGATGGTCAAGGGCCTGCCCGGGGCCAAGCTCTTTCGCCGGGACTTGACTTCCTGCGACTCCTGGGAAAGCGTGCAGAATATCCTGGAACGAATTGAAGCGGCCAGAGCGGAGGAGATTTCAAGCTATGCCCCATGA
- a CDS encoding class I SAM-dependent rRNA methyltransferase has translation MKRGRPGWSKEVRVLSGGWDGHELVDSGGRRKLERFGEILVVRSEPKAWWNPALPAEVWDRAVAEHDDSAWRLKPGLAREWVLGFRSLRLEARFTETSKHVGVFPEQYGHWTWIEERARSVGGSRDLTLLNLFGYTGAASLAAARCGFLVTHVDASRPALAWARRNQELSGLVETPIRWILDDALKFAAREVRRGRKYDAILLDPPSFGRGPKNETWKAERHLTELLAVCRSLLSRRPVLFLLTMYNIEASSLMLGNLLCDGLDGFGGTVETGELVLPHAGSDRVLPLSIFGRWSI, from the coding sequence ATGAAGAGGGGGAGACCTGGATGGTCCAAGGAGGTCAGGGTCCTGTCCGGAGGCTGGGACGGTCATGAACTCGTTGATTCCGGGGGGCGTCGAAAGCTGGAGCGGTTCGGCGAGATCCTTGTGGTCCGGAGCGAACCCAAGGCCTGGTGGAATCCGGCTCTGCCCGCAGAGGTCTGGGACCGGGCCGTGGCCGAGCACGACGATAGCGCCTGGCGACTTAAGCCGGGACTGGCCCGGGAATGGGTCCTCGGCTTTCGGTCTCTGCGTCTGGAGGCTCGGTTCACGGAGACGTCCAAGCACGTGGGCGTTTTTCCAGAGCAGTACGGACATTGGACGTGGATCGAGGAGCGGGCCCGCTCCGTTGGGGGATCCCGGGATCTGACGCTTCTCAACCTCTTCGGGTACACCGGGGCGGCCTCTCTGGCGGCGGCTCGGTGCGGGTTTTTGGTCACCCATGTGGACGCCTCCAGGCCCGCCCTGGCCTGGGCCAGGCGAAATCAGGAATTGTCGGGGCTCGTGGAGACACCCATTCGCTGGATTCTGGACGACGCCCTGAAGTTCGCGGCCAGAGAGGTCCGGCGGGGGAGGAAATACGACGCCATCCTTCTCGATCCGCCTTCTTTCGGCCGGGGGCCAAAGAACGAGACCTGGAAGGCGGAGCGGCATCTGACGGAACTTCTGGCGGTCTGTCGCTCGCTGCTCAGTCGGAGACCGGTGCTCTTTCTCCTGACCATGTATAACATCGAGGCCTCGTCCCTCATGCTCGGAAACCTCCTGTGCGACGGACTGGACGGGTTCGGGGGGACCGTGGAGACCGGGGAGCTGGTCCTGCCCCATGCGGGTTCGGACCGGGTTTTGCCCCTGTCCATCTTCGGACGGTGGTCGATTTGA